In one window of Henckelia pumila isolate YLH828 chromosome 1, ASM3356847v2, whole genome shotgun sequence DNA:
- the LOC140875425 gene encoding thermospermine synthase ACAULIS5-like, whose protein sequence is MSDISLSDGLSMNANGNGNGNGNAMRKSCWYEEEIEENLRWCFALKSILHTGASQYQDIQLLDTKPFGKALVLDGKLQSAEIDEFIYHESLVHPPLLHHTNPKTIFIMGGGEGSTAREILRHKTVEKVIMCDIDQEVVDFCKSYLVVNKEAFYDPRLELIINDARAELERREEVYDVIIGDLADPIEGGPCYQLYTKSFYESVIKPRLGKGGIFVTQAGPAGIFSHTEVFSCIFNTLSRVFKYVVPYSAHIPSYADTWGWVMASEHPFTLTADELDLRIKQRIQGEYRYLDGKTFISSSTLSKAVRKSLDNETHVYTEGSARFIYGHGKQN, encoded by the exons ATGAGTGATATCTCTTTATCTGATGGATTGAGCATGAATGCTAATGGGAATGGGAATGGGAATGGGAATGCGATGAGGAAGAGTTGCTGGTATGAAGAGGAGATTGAAGAGAACTTGAGGTGGTGCTTCGCGCTCAAGAG TATCTTGCATACAGGAGCCTCACAGTACCAGGATATTCAACTCTTGGATACCAAACCCTTTGGAAAG GCTCTGGTTCTTGATGGAAAGCTTCAAAGTGCAGAGATAGATGAGTTCATCTACCATGAATCTCTTGTCCATCCCCCACTGTTGCATCACAcaaa TCCAAAAACCATATTTATCATGGGTGGAGGTGAAGGTTCTACTGCAAGAGAAATCCTCAGGCACAAAACTGTGGAAAAGGTCATCATGTGTGACATCGACCAG GAAGTGGTGGATTTTTGCAAGTCATATTTAGTTGTTAACAAAGAAGCTTTTTATGATCCTAGACTCGAACTCATCATCAATGATGCCAG GGCTGAGcttgagagaagagaggaggTGTATGATGTGATAATCGGAGACTTGGCCGATCCGATCGAAGGCGGTCCATGTTACCAACTCTACACCAAATCCTTCTACGAATCCGTGATCAAGCCAAGGCTTGGTAAAGGTGGCATCTTTGTCACACAG GCTGGACCAGCAGGGATTTTCAGCCACACAGAAGTGTTTTCTTGCATCTTCAACACTTTGAGCCGAGTTTTCAAGT atgTTGTACCTTACTCAGCTCATATTCCTTCCTATGCTGATACTTGGGGATGGGTCATG GCATCTGAGCATCCATTCACCCTAACTGCTGATGAACTAGACCTTAGAATCAAGCAGAGAATTCAAGGGGAGTATCGATATCTCGACGGCAAAACGTTCATTTCTTCCTCCACCTTGAGCAAAGCTGTTCGGAAATC GCTAGACAATGAGACTCATGTCTACACGGAAGGAAGTGCTAGGTTTATTTATGGGCATGGGAAACAAAATTGA